The Bdellovibrionales bacterium genome segment ATAGGTTTGCAGGGATCTGCTCACGAAGTCCGGAGACGCCCTTTTCATGGAGACCATCCAATCTCCCAGAGCACGAGGATTGGAACTATCTTGAGGCCCATAGCAGCCATAACAACCTCGGTTAAATCGGGGACATATTGATCCGCAGCCTGCATGGGTGATAGGCCCCAGGCAAGGCGTCCCATGAGCCACCATAACACAGACGTTGCCATCTAATTTACAATCGACACACTCACTGTAAGAGTTAATATTTGGTTTGCGTCCGTGTAAAAATGCCGAAATAACCTCTAAAAGTTGAGTCTTATTGATTGGACAACCCTGGAGTTCAAAATCAACCTTGACGTGGTTTGAAATCGGAGTCGAAGTCGCCAGAGCGCTGATATAATCCGGCTGGGCATAGACGTATTTTCTATATTCCTCTTCACGAGCATAATTGCGCAAGGCCTGCACCCCACCCGAAGTCGCACAGGCTCCGATTGTCACCAAATGCCGCGATTGATTCCGAACATCCTTGATTCGGTCGGCGTCGTGAGAGGTCGTGATTGAGCCCTCAACCAATGAAAGATCATAAGGACCAGGGAGAACGTGACGACTCGCTTCTGCAAAGTTAGCGATCTCAATGATTTCAGCAATACCAAGCAGCTCATCCTCACAATCAAGCAAACTCAATTGACAGCCATCGCAGGACGCAAATTTCCAAACG includes the following:
- a CDS encoding oxidoreductase, yielding MRKKSSQARNNRAKIKPKLAVWKFASCDGCQLSLLDCEDELLGIAEIIEIANFAEASRHVLPGPYDLSLVEGSITTSHDADRIKDVRNQSRHLVTIGACATSGGVQALRNYAREEEYRKYVYAQPDYISALATSTPISNHVKVDFELQGCPINKTQLLEVISAFLHGRKPNINSYSECVDCKLDGNVCVMVAHGTPCLGPITHAGCGSICPRFNRGCYGCYGPQDSSNPRALGDWMVSMKRASPDFVSRSLQTYYTGNKTFHEASEDFQKNREKAEALGETESLVGRDTDREDTNRKDT